One window from the genome of Paraconexibacter algicola encodes:
- a CDS encoding orotate phosphoribosyltransferase, producing MDARSRLIDELRTHALVLGEVTLSSGATAQYYVDAKRATLLPVGFAALGELVAHHAREWGATAVGGLTMGADPVACAALAGGADVKAFFIRKGAAKQHGLQRRVEGPLLTAQDRCLVVEDVVTTGGSTIEAIEALQAEGRTIVGVLTVLDRLAGGAERIRAAAGEGVPYVALATIDDVHPDRPDR from the coding sequence ATGGACGCCCGTTCCCGGCTGATCGACGAGCTTCGTACGCACGCCCTCGTGCTCGGCGAGGTGACCCTCTCCAGCGGTGCGACCGCCCAGTACTACGTCGACGCGAAGCGGGCGACGCTGCTCCCGGTCGGGTTCGCCGCGCTCGGCGAGCTCGTCGCGCACCACGCCCGCGAGTGGGGGGCGACCGCGGTCGGCGGGCTGACGATGGGCGCCGATCCCGTGGCGTGCGCCGCGCTGGCGGGCGGCGCGGACGTCAAGGCGTTCTTCATCCGCAAGGGCGCGGCCAAGCAGCACGGGCTGCAGCGGCGCGTCGAGGGCCCGCTCCTGACCGCGCAGGACCGGTGCCTGGTCGTCGAGGACGTCGTGACGACGGGCGGCTCGACGATCGAGGCGATCGAGGCGCTGCAGGCCGAGGGTCGCACGATCGTCGGCGTGCTGACCGTCCTGGACCGGCTCGCGGGCGGGGCCGAGCGGATCCGCGCGGCGGCCGGGGAGGGCGTGCCGTACGTGGCCCTGGCGACGATCGACGACGTGCACCCCGACCGTCCGGATCGCTGA
- the cutA gene encoding divalent-cation tolerance protein CutA, with translation MAGERVCLVTAPAERADDIARVLVQERLAACVNIVPSVRSVYRWEGEVQQGEEALLVVKTTADRLVALDARLADVHPYDTYELVALEVTGGNAAYLAWIGAGVTPG, from the coding sequence ATGGCCGGCGAGCGCGTCTGCCTCGTCACGGCGCCGGCGGAGCGCGCGGACGACATCGCGCGCGTGCTCGTGCAGGAGCGGCTCGCCGCGTGCGTGAACATCGTGCCGTCCGTGCGATCGGTGTACCGCTGGGAGGGCGAGGTCCAGCAGGGCGAGGAGGCGCTCCTGGTCGTCAAGACGACGGCGGACCGACTGGTCGCCTTGGACGCGCGGCTGGCCGACGTCCACCCGTACGACACCTACGAGCTCGTCGCGCTCGAGGTCACGGGCGGCAACGCGGCGTACCTCGCCTGGATCGGCGCGGGCGTCACGCCCGGCTGA
- a CDS encoding type II toxin-antitoxin system VapC family toxin, whose product MSDAAAALTYIDTSAAIKLVFEEAESVALGAWLTSSGAALVSSALLEVEFERAVKRAASQGQEPNPGVVAAVLSAIDLIDLDVAQLRVAAQLPDPYLRALDAIHIAAALALAPKLATVVTYDVRMLRALAARSIPTASPA is encoded by the coding sequence GTGTCTGACGCGGCCGCCGCACTGACCTATATCGACACGTCGGCAGCGATCAAGCTCGTCTTCGAGGAGGCGGAGAGTGTCGCGCTGGGGGCGTGGTTGACCTCCTCGGGCGCCGCGCTCGTCTCGAGTGCGCTGCTCGAGGTCGAGTTCGAGCGCGCGGTGAAGCGCGCTGCCTCGCAGGGCCAAGAGCCGAATCCCGGCGTGGTCGCCGCGGTGCTCTCCGCGATCGACCTGATCGACCTGGACGTCGCTCAGCTGCGGGTGGCAGCGCAGCTGCCGGATCCCTATCTCCGCGCACTCGATGCCATCCACATTGCAGCGGCGCTCGCCCTTGCGCCGAAGCTGGCGACGGTCGTCACCTACGACGTGCGGATGCTCCGGGCGTTGGCGGCGCGGTCGATCCCGACGGCTTCTCCGGCCTGA
- a CDS encoding tyrosine-type recombinase/integrase, with protein MARSSGGPPTATAPAGTSRPRLRRRSSTVCSRPSGRATFGRLQSGTVRDAFYRGLDNAGLEHLREKEDNPMTFHDLRHTFGTVAVREFDLVVVQAYMDHSEIGTTMRYVHHVPRHDAARRLSAAFAEDRGAPAPPPSVRPEKPSGSTAPPTPGASARRR; from the coding sequence GTGGCGCGATCATCTGGCGGGCCGCCGACGGCCACTGCCCCGGCGGGCACCTCACGCCCCAGGCTGCGAAGGCGGAGCTCGACCGTCTGCTCGCGACCCTCAGGTAGAGCCACGTTCGGTCGGCTCCAGAGCGGCACGGTGCGCGACGCGTTCTACCGCGGTCTCGACAACGCCGGCCTGGAGCACCTCCGCGAGAAGGAGGACAACCCGATGACGTTCCACGACCTCCGTCACACCTTCGGCACCGTCGCAGTGCGCGAGTTCGATCTCGTCGTGGTCCAGGCCTACATGGACCACAGCGAGATCGGCACGACAATGCGGTACGTGCACCACGTCCCGCGACACGATGCGGCCCGCCGCTTGTCGGCGGCGTTCGCGGAGGACCGCGGCGCGCCGGCCCCGCCGCCCTCGGTCAGGCCGGAGAAGCCGTCGGGATCGACCGCGCCGCCAACGCCCGGAGCATCCGCACGTCGTAGGTGA
- a CDS encoding ABC transporter permease → MSTPGTPEMLDPAAEPGGPAAAATGEIAARSPLQLFWRRLRRDKVALGALGVVGFVVLVAILAPLIVKVFGAPGPNVQNPDLLDDFGLPSGPTGDNVFGVDQRGRDVFARVVYGARLSLEVAFIATAITVVIGVTLGMIAGYYRGWVDTLLARTMDLMLAFPVLVLAIGVGVACSGREGCLGGAIQPGRGVVIFVISVSTWPYMARIIRGQVLSLREREFVEAAKSLGASNGRIIFREILPNLIAPIIVYSTILIPQNILFEAALSFLGVGVDPNTPSWGQMIADATGIFDIAWWFMVFPGVALVTTVLAFNIVGDGLQDALNPRTSK, encoded by the coding sequence GTGAGCACGCCGGGAACGCCCGAGATGCTGGACCCGGCCGCCGAGCCCGGCGGTCCCGCCGCCGCCGCGACGGGGGAGATCGCCGCCCGCTCGCCGCTGCAGCTGTTCTGGCGCCGCCTGCGCCGCGACAAGGTCGCCCTCGGGGCGCTCGGCGTGGTCGGCTTCGTCGTCCTCGTCGCGATCCTCGCGCCGCTGATCGTCAAGGTCTTCGGCGCGCCCGGGCCGAACGTCCAGAACCCGGACCTGCTCGACGACTTCGGCCTGCCGTCCGGTCCGACCGGCGACAACGTCTTCGGGGTCGACCAGCGCGGCCGCGACGTCTTCGCCCGCGTCGTCTACGGCGCGCGGCTGTCGCTCGAGGTGGCCTTCATCGCCACCGCGATCACGGTGGTCATCGGCGTGACGCTCGGCATGATCGCCGGCTACTACCGCGGCTGGGTCGACACGCTCCTGGCGCGCACGATGGACCTCATGCTCGCGTTCCCGGTCCTCGTCCTCGCGATCGGCGTCGGCGTCGCCTGCTCCGGCCGCGAGGGCTGCCTCGGCGGCGCGATCCAGCCCGGCCGCGGCGTCGTCATCTTCGTGATCAGCGTCTCGACCTGGCCGTACATGGCGCGGATCATCCGCGGCCAGGTGCTCAGCCTGCGCGAGCGCGAGTTCGTCGAGGCCGCCAAGTCGCTCGGGGCGTCCAACGGCCGGATCATCTTCCGCGAGATCCTCCCGAACCTGATCGCGCCGATCATCGTCTACTCGACGATCCTCATCCCCCAGAACATCCTCTTCGAGGCGGCGCTCTCGTTCCTGGGCGTCGGCGTGGATCCGAACACGCCCAGCTGGGGCCAGATGATCGCCGACGCCACCGGCATCTTCGACATCGCCTGGTGGTTCATGGTCTTCCCGGGCGTCGCGCTCGTCACGACGGTCCTCGCCTTCAACATCGTCGGCGACGGCCTGCAGGACGCCCTCAACCCCCGTACGTCCAAGTGA
- a CDS encoding ABC transporter substrate-binding protein: protein MIRSRLRFLLLAMFAISAFAFAACGDDDDSSSSSSSSGSSSESAPVADVPQGKKGGKLLELAASDVDYLDPGHSYYQFGFQTIYAMGKPLYSFSPTDAQKAQPDLADGEPVISADKKTVTVKLKKGVKYSPPVNREVVAKDVKYAIERFFTVNVGGQYTAYFNAIEGAPETNTKTFKTFSGIETPDDYTLIFKLKRPVGVSFAAALVMPITVPVPEEYAKKFDEKNPSTYNTNVVATGPYMIPNDANGKLTGYVAGKSIKLVRNPNWDPKLDYKPAYLDEIEIRTNATDANVAARQVLDGQGMILDTNPPAQILPRLNRQYKGQFTQVPSGGYRYFPMNTKIPPFNDLNVRKAVLAVFDREAAVKARGGAFAGDVATHFLPPEFPGFEEAGGMGTDLDYMKNPRGDAAVAAKYMKAAGFASGKYEGDDEVFMITANVDPAKAQGEVAKAQLEKLGFKVRLRTVPQDAVYTEWCQVPSKKVNMCGAAGWFKDYADPESMLVPTFKGSEIKPDGGNNNLGQLDDPAIDKAMDAAALLEGDARNAAWGAIDKQIMGQAPAVPFIWDKTTLVWSKNVQGVGNPYNSLVDLTFTSLK from the coding sequence ATGATCAGGAGTCGTCTGCGATTCCTCCTGTTGGCGATGTTCGCCATCTCCGCCTTCGCGTTCGCCGCCTGCGGTGACGACGACGACTCCAGCTCGTCCTCGTCGTCCTCGGGCAGCAGCTCCGAGTCGGCGCCCGTCGCCGACGTGCCGCAGGGCAAGAAGGGCGGCAAGCTCCTGGAGCTCGCCGCCAGCGACGTCGACTACCTCGACCCCGGCCACAGCTACTACCAGTTCGGCTTCCAGACCATCTACGCGATGGGCAAGCCGCTCTACTCCTTCTCGCCGACCGACGCCCAGAAGGCGCAGCCGGACCTCGCCGACGGCGAGCCCGTCATCTCGGCGGACAAGAAGACCGTCACGGTCAAGCTGAAGAAGGGCGTCAAGTACTCGCCGCCGGTCAACCGCGAGGTCGTCGCCAAGGACGTCAAGTACGCGATCGAGCGCTTCTTCACCGTGAACGTCGGTGGCCAGTACACCGCGTACTTCAACGCGATCGAGGGCGCCCCGGAGACGAACACCAAGACGTTCAAGACGTTCTCGGGCATCGAGACCCCGGACGACTACACGCTGATCTTCAAGCTCAAGCGGCCCGTCGGCGTCTCGTTCGCCGCCGCGCTCGTCATGCCGATCACCGTCCCGGTGCCGGAGGAGTACGCGAAGAAGTTCGACGAGAAGAACCCGTCGACCTACAACACGAACGTCGTCGCCACGGGGCCGTACATGATCCCCAACGACGCCAACGGCAAGCTCACGGGCTACGTGGCGGGCAAGAGCATCAAGCTCGTGCGCAACCCGAACTGGGACCCGAAGCTCGACTACAAGCCGGCGTACCTCGACGAGATCGAGATCCGCACGAACGCGACCGACGCGAACGTCGCCGCCCGCCAGGTGCTCGACGGCCAGGGCATGATCCTGGACACCAACCCGCCGGCGCAGATCCTGCCCCGGCTGAACCGCCAGTACAAGGGCCAGTTCACGCAGGTCCCGTCGGGTGGCTACCGCTACTTCCCGATGAACACGAAGATCCCGCCGTTCAACGACCTGAACGTCCGCAAGGCCGTCCTCGCCGTCTTCGACCGCGAGGCCGCCGTCAAGGCGCGCGGCGGCGCATTCGCCGGCGACGTCGCCACGCACTTCCTGCCGCCGGAGTTCCCCGGCTTCGAGGAGGCCGGTGGCATGGGCACGGACCTCGACTACATGAAGAACCCGCGCGGTGACGCCGCCGTGGCCGCCAAGTACATGAAGGCCGCGGGCTTCGCCTCCGGCAAGTACGAGGGCGACGACGAGGTCTTCATGATCACCGCCAACGTCGACCCGGCGAAGGCGCAGGGCGAGGTCGCGAAGGCCCAGCTCGAGAAGCTCGGCTTCAAGGTCCGTCTGCGGACCGTCCCGCAGGACGCGGTCTACACCGAGTGGTGCCAGGTCCCGTCCAAGAAGGTCAACATGTGCGGCGCCGCCGGCTGGTTCAAGGACTACGCCGACCCGGAGTCCATGCTCGTCCCGACCTTCAAGGGCTCGGAGATCAAGCCGGACGGCGGGAACAACAACCTCGGCCAGCTGGACGACCCGGCCATCGACAAGGCGATGGACGCGGCGGCCCTGCTCGAGGGCGACGCCCGCAACGCCGCCTGGGGCGCGATCGACAAGCAGATCATGGGCCAGGCGCCCGCGGTCCCGTTCATCTGGGACAAGACCACGCTGGTCTGGTCCAAGAACGTGCAGGGTGTGGGCAACCCCTACAACTCGCTCGTCGACCTCACGTTCACGTCGCTCAAGTAG
- a CDS encoding ABC transporter permease, with protein MAFYIVKRLLWTVVLMVLISAITFYIFYKLPSADPAALRAGRSPSPETLALIREQLGLNNPWYTQLKDFLTDLFFHFDLGNSFVNNEPVRPTLFDRIPATLFLVFGAAVVWVIVGVTVGIISAVFRGTIWDRILMGGALLAISAPVYWLGLIALFLFSDDIGKFGILPGSGAYQDANGFFDKAHTLIMPWIVLSAAFAAIYARLLRANLLETLSEDYIRTARAKGLSERRVVLRHGLRSAGTPIVTVLGLDIGILFGGAILTESVFNIPGVGRYAFDAISRGDLATIQGTTVFLALGVALMSLIVDVIYAFLDPRVRY; from the coding sequence GTGGCCTTCTACATCGTCAAGCGCCTGCTGTGGACCGTCGTGCTGATGGTGCTCATCAGCGCGATCACGTTCTACATCTTCTACAAGCTGCCCAGCGCGGACCCCGCGGCGCTGCGCGCCGGCCGGTCGCCCTCCCCGGAGACGCTGGCCCTGATCCGCGAGCAGCTGGGGTTGAACAACCCCTGGTACACGCAGCTGAAGGACTTCCTCACGGACCTGTTCTTCCACTTCGACCTGGGCAACTCGTTCGTCAACAACGAGCCCGTCCGCCCGACCCTCTTCGACCGCATCCCCGCGACGCTCTTCCTCGTGTTCGGCGCGGCCGTGGTCTGGGTGATCGTCGGCGTCACCGTCGGCATCATCAGCGCCGTCTTCCGCGGCACCATCTGGGACCGCATCCTCATGGGCGGTGCCCTCCTGGCGATCTCCGCGCCCGTCTACTGGCTCGGCCTGATCGCCCTCTTCCTCTTCTCCGACGACATCGGCAAGTTCGGGATCCTGCCGGGCTCAGGCGCCTACCAGGACGCCAACGGGTTCTTCGACAAGGCCCACACGCTGATCATGCCGTGGATCGTGCTGTCCGCCGCGTTCGCGGCGATCTACGCGCGGCTGCTGCGCGCGAACCTGCTCGAGACGCTCAGCGAGGACTACATCCGCACCGCGCGGGCGAAGGGCCTCAGCGAGCGCCGCGTCGTGCTGCGGCACGGCCTGCGCTCGGCCGGCACGCCGATCGTCACCGTCCTGGGCCTCGACATCGGCATCCTCTTCGGCGGCGCGATCCTCACCGAGTCGGTGTTCAACATCCCGGGGGTCGGCCGCTACGCGTTCGACGCGATCTCCCGCGGCGACCTCGCCACGATCCAGGGCACCACCGTGTTCCTGGCGCTCGGCGTCGCGCTCATGAGCCTGATCGTCGACGTCATCTACGCCTTCCTCGACCCGCGTGTGAGGTACTGA
- a CDS encoding ABC transporter ATP-binding protein, whose protein sequence is MAPLLQVEDLKVHFRTDDGVVKAVDGISYTVEAGKTLGIVGESGSGKSVSSMTVMGLTRSAKADISGSVTFDGRDLLSAGPEDLRRIRGNEIAMIFQDPLSSLHPFYKVGKQLIEAVRTHKDVSKAQARDRAVEMLGLVGIPEPRRRIDSYPHEFSGGMRQRVMIAMALMNDPKLLIADEPTTALDVTVQAQILQLMNKLQTELGTAVVMITHDLGVVADVADDIVVMYAGRIVEQADKRTLFDAPRHPYTWGLLRSIPRLDTPRDQDLVPIPGRPPSLITRPTGCAFHPRCAYATEQSRTVDPALKPVAPGSAHRVACTLAEERRAEIWRQITAGEEQPS, encoded by the coding sequence ATGGCCCCGCTGCTGCAGGTCGAGGACCTGAAGGTCCACTTCCGCACCGACGACGGCGTCGTCAAGGCCGTCGACGGGATCTCCTACACCGTCGAGGCCGGCAAGACGCTCGGCATCGTCGGCGAGTCCGGCTCCGGCAAGTCCGTCTCCTCGATGACGGTCATGGGCCTCACGCGCTCCGCGAAGGCGGACATCAGCGGCTCGGTCACGTTCGACGGCCGCGACCTGCTGAGCGCCGGGCCCGAGGACCTGCGCCGGATCCGCGGCAACGAGATCGCGATGATCTTCCAGGACCCGCTCTCGTCCCTGCACCCGTTCTACAAGGTCGGCAAGCAGCTGATCGAGGCGGTGCGGACCCACAAGGACGTCAGCAAGGCGCAGGCCCGCGACCGCGCGGTCGAGATGCTCGGCCTCGTCGGGATCCCGGAGCCGCGCCGACGGATCGACAGCTACCCGCACGAGTTCTCGGGCGGCATGCGCCAGCGCGTGATGATCGCGATGGCCCTGATGAACGACCCGAAGCTGCTGATCGCCGACGAGCCGACGACCGCGCTCGACGTCACGGTGCAGGCGCAGATCCTGCAGCTGATGAACAAGCTCCAGACCGAGCTCGGCACCGCGGTGGTCATGATCACGCACGACCTCGGCGTCGTCGCGGACGTCGCCGACGACATCGTCGTCATGTACGCGGGCCGGATCGTCGAGCAGGCCGACAAGCGGACGCTGTTCGACGCGCCGCGCCACCCGTACACGTGGGGTCTGCTGCGCTCGATCCCGCGGCTGGACACGCCCCGCGACCAGGACCTCGTGCCGATCCCGGGCCGACCGCCGTCCCTCATCACGCGGCCGACGGGCTGCGCGTTCCACCCGCGCTGCGCCTACGCGACCGAGCAGTCCCGCACGGTCGATCCCGCGCTCAAGCCGGTCGCGCCCGGCTCCGCGCACCGCGTCGCGTGCACCCTGGCCGAGGAGCGCCGGGCCGAGATCTGGCGGCAGATCACCGCCGGGGAGGAGCAGCCGTCGTGA
- a CDS encoding nitroreductase family protein yields the protein MDLETAVRTRRTHKAYGETPVDRATLEELFELATWAPNHHLTNPWRFRVLGPGSLARLKQAADAQIAGSGAKLDRAPTLVAVSYVTSPQDPVVDEEDLCSAAVAAYLVLLGAHARGLAGYWRTPAVLRIPQGRAALGMGEDERALGLLHLGEPRQEQRVPERAGLDLVAHWLD from the coding sequence ATGGACCTCGAGACCGCCGTCCGCACCCGCCGCACGCACAAGGCCTACGGCGAGACCCCCGTCGACCGCGCGACGCTCGAGGAGCTGTTCGAGCTCGCGACGTGGGCGCCGAACCACCACCTCACGAACCCGTGGCGGTTCCGCGTCCTAGGACCGGGCTCGCTCGCGCGGCTGAAGCAGGCCGCCGACGCGCAGATCGCGGGGTCGGGCGCGAAGCTCGACCGGGCCCCGACGCTCGTCGCGGTGTCCTACGTGACCTCGCCGCAGGACCCCGTCGTCGACGAGGAGGACCTGTGCTCGGCGGCGGTCGCCGCCTACCTCGTGCTGCTCGGCGCGCACGCGCGCGGCCTCGCCGGCTACTGGCGCACCCCGGCCGTGCTGCGGATCCCGCAGGGGCGTGCCGCGCTGGGCATGGGCGAGGACGAGCGGGCGCTCGGCCTGCTGCACCTCGGCGAGCCCCGGCAGGAGCAGCGCGTGCCCGAGCGCGCCGGGCTCGACCTCGTCGCCCACTGGCTGGACTGA
- the dtd gene encoding D-aminoacyl-tRNA deacylase, producing MRALVQRVARASVTVDGEVVGAIGPGLLVLLGVTHDDTAAVGDRLAEKVRALRVFPDADGRMNEPLGDREVLVVSQFTLYGDARRGTRPSYVAAARPEVAEPLYERFCAALDAQRGVFGAHMEVELVNDGPVTLMLELSAS from the coding sequence ATGCGCGCGCTCGTCCAGCGGGTCGCGCGCGCGAGCGTCACGGTCGACGGCGAGGTCGTCGGCGCGATCGGCCCCGGCCTGCTCGTCCTGCTGGGCGTCACCCACGACGACACCGCGGCCGTCGGCGACCGGCTCGCGGAGAAGGTCCGCGCGCTGCGCGTCTTCCCCGACGCGGACGGACGCATGAACGAGCCGCTCGGCGACCGCGAGGTGCTCGTGGTCAGCCAGTTCACGCTCTACGGGGACGCGCGCCGCGGCACCCGCCCCAGCTACGTCGCGGCCGCCCGGCCGGAGGTCGCCGAGCCGCTCTACGAGCGGTTCTGCGCGGCGCTGGACGCGCAGCGCGGCGTGTTCGGCGCGCACATGGAGGTCGAGCTCGTCAACGACGGCCCCGTGACGCTCATGCTCGAGCTGTCCGCCTCCTAG
- a CDS encoding AEC family transporter, giving the protein MLLVLVGIITSAAAGMASEARWGERAVAGTGRAFDVLLYGLLPLITFFAVTRLELTAGLGVGLLLAYTELAIVGLVAFQLARRLLHLDDAATGAVVVGSILANTGYLGLPLTAAVLGTDVIPEAITWDLAVSVPMLFVPAFAIGAALGTKAGETPRERVRAFLVRNPPLLALGLALVAPDAWAPEALSDIARYGALALLPVGFFALGVHLRQEAEDGNMRFPPPLTRPVLVVLGCRVLLAPALFAAGALTVGALTTVDIPDAYFAQAAMPCGINALIVAHVYGLDLRIAASAVAWSTTAVVTGALVLAAVT; this is encoded by the coding sequence GTGCTGCTCGTCCTCGTCGGCATCATCACGTCGGCCGCGGCCGGCATGGCCTCCGAGGCCCGCTGGGGCGAGCGCGCGGTCGCGGGCACGGGCCGCGCGTTCGACGTGCTGCTGTACGGGCTGCTGCCGCTGATCACGTTCTTCGCGGTCACGCGGCTGGAGCTCACCGCCGGGCTCGGGGTCGGCCTGCTGCTCGCCTACACCGAGCTCGCGATCGTCGGGCTCGTCGCGTTCCAGCTCGCCCGCCGGCTGCTGCACCTCGACGACGCCGCGACCGGTGCCGTGGTCGTCGGCAGCATCCTCGCGAACACCGGCTACCTCGGCCTGCCGCTGACCGCCGCCGTCCTGGGGACCGACGTCATCCCCGAGGCGATCACCTGGGACCTCGCGGTCAGCGTCCCGATGCTGTTCGTGCCCGCGTTCGCGATCGGCGCCGCCCTCGGCACGAAGGCCGGCGAGACGCCCCGCGAGCGGGTCCGGGCGTTCCTCGTGCGCAACCCGCCGCTGCTCGCGCTCGGGCTCGCGCTCGTCGCCCCGGACGCGTGGGCGCCCGAGGCGCTCTCGGACATCGCCCGCTACGGGGCGCTGGCGCTGCTGCCCGTCGGCTTCTTCGCGCTCGGCGTGCACCTGCGCCAGGAGGCGGAGGACGGCAACATGCGCTTCCCGCCACCGCTGACCCGTCCGGTGCTCGTCGTCCTCGGCTGCCGCGTGCTCCTGGCCCCGGCGCTGTTCGCCGCGGGCGCGCTCACCGTCGGGGCGCTGACGACCGTCGACATCCCGGACGCGTACTTCGCCCAGGCCGCGATGCCGTGCGGGATCAACGCCCTGATCGTCGCGCACGTCTACGGCCTCGACCTGCGGATCGCGGCGAGCGCGGTCGCCTGGTCCACCACCGCGGTCGTGACCGGGGCGCTCGTCCTGGCGGCGGTGACCTGA
- a CDS encoding galactose-1-phosphate uridylyltransferase produces the protein MPEIRVDALTGLRTVIAPERAARGGAGVGLEVPPVPPIDPGDDPFAEGHEDRTPPELHATGPAGRAPDTPGWGVRVVPNRYPALTPDAAASPPERFAKPDLFTALPAAGTHEVIVTAPEPVACLAELPQQRVVDAVAVWRERMRAHADASYVHVHVNERPEGGASRAHSHAQLYAMDFVPALVARERERFGAYATRTMGGNLLGDLLQEEVRLRDRLVAVGEEAVAIAPFASRAPYQLMLVPRTPQMSFADAGDGVAVLLHDVLGRLARRFGAPPPLTLWVRTAPQGSEHFCWHVDLLPRLTPLAGLELGTGLHLNVVAPETAAAELRDA, from the coding sequence GTGCCCGAGATCCGCGTCGACGCCCTCACCGGTCTGCGGACCGTCATCGCGCCCGAGCGCGCGGCGCGCGGCGGCGCGGGCGTCGGCCTGGAGGTCCCGCCCGTGCCGCCGATCGACCCGGGCGACGACCCGTTCGCCGAAGGGCACGAGGACCGCACCCCGCCCGAGCTGCACGCGACCGGCCCGGCCGGCCGGGCCCCCGACACGCCCGGCTGGGGCGTCCGCGTCGTGCCCAACCGCTACCCGGCGCTCACGCCCGACGCGGCCGCCAGCCCGCCCGAGCGGTTCGCGAAGCCCGACCTCTTCACCGCGCTCCCGGCCGCGGGCACGCACGAGGTGATCGTCACCGCGCCGGAGCCGGTCGCGTGCCTGGCCGAGCTGCCCCAGCAGCGGGTCGTCGACGCCGTCGCTGTCTGGCGCGAGCGGATGCGCGCGCACGCGGACGCCTCCTACGTGCACGTGCACGTCAACGAGCGGCCGGAGGGCGGAGCGTCGCGCGCCCACTCGCACGCGCAGCTGTACGCGATGGACTTCGTGCCCGCGCTGGTCGCCCGCGAGCGCGAGCGGTTCGGGGCGTACGCGACCCGGACGATGGGCGGCAACCTCCTCGGGGACCTGCTGCAGGAGGAGGTGCGCCTGCGCGACCGGCTCGTCGCGGTCGGCGAGGAGGCGGTGGCGATCGCGCCGTTCGCCAGCCGCGCCCCCTACCAGCTGATGCTCGTGCCGCGCACCCCGCAGATGTCGTTCGCCGACGCCGGGGACGGGGTCGCCGTGCTGCTGCACGACGTGCTCGGCCGGCTCGCCCGCCGCTTCGGGGCGCCGCCGCCGCTGACGCTCTGGGTGCGGACCGCGCCGCAGGGCTCCGAGCACTTCTGCTGGCACGTGGACCTGCTGCCGCGCCTGACGCCGCTCGCCGGACTCGAGCTCGGCACCGGCCTGCACCTGAACGTCGTCGCGCCCGAGACCGCGGCCGCCGAGCTGCGCGACGCCTGA
- a CDS encoding luciferase family protein → MTTFTTPSQQIVDVVTTWEGVTTHWGDRGELSFRVGRREIGHLHGDHAAHFLFSRALASELRAAGRVGPHPIFPEHPKLAARPIRNAIDVADVIELLRLNHEQLLARAAA, encoded by the coding sequence ATGACCACCTTCACCACCCCCAGCCAGCAGATCGTCGACGTCGTCACCACGTGGGAGGGCGTGACCACCCACTGGGGCGACCGCGGCGAGCTGTCGTTCCGCGTCGGCCGCCGCGAGATCGGCCACCTGCACGGCGATCACGCCGCCCACTTCCTGTTCTCCCGCGCGCTCGCGAGCGAGCTGCGCGCGGCGGGCCGGGTGGGCCCGCACCCGATCTTCCCCGAGCACCCGAAGCTCGCCGCCCGCCCGATCCGCAACGCGATCGACGTCGCCGACGTGATCGAGCTGCTGAGGCTCAACCACGAGCAGCTGCTGGCCCGCGCGGCCGCGTGA
- a CDS encoding TetR/AcrR family transcriptional regulator — MPPSPLDDPRRAVQRSGKAAVKAVRRATGTTPPARPRRTQEQRTAETRAKLLDATIESLLEAGYAATTTRRVAELAGVSQGAQTHHFPYRVDLVTAAVERLTEQRISDLGERLTAIGDDADGQAGALLDLLWGDFSSDIFTVFVKVWVAAADDPELHERLVPLERMMARSVASLSSNLLTDGLRDADMEGRLLTVLATMRGLALTERFEPRGRKTRDPWPLIRPVLVAVVRGGD; from the coding sequence ATGCCCCCTTCACCGCTGGACGACCCGCGGCGCGCCGTCCAGCGCTCCGGGAAGGCGGCGGTGAAGGCCGTCCGCCGGGCCACGGGCACGACGCCGCCGGCCCGGCCCCGACGCACCCAGGAGCAGCGGACCGCCGAGACGCGCGCCAAGCTCCTGGACGCGACGATCGAGTCGTTGCTGGAGGCCGGTTACGCCGCCACCACGACGCGCCGGGTCGCCGAGCTCGCCGGGGTCTCGCAGGGCGCGCAGACGCACCACTTCCCCTATCGGGTCGACCTCGTCACCGCGGCGGTCGAGCGGCTGACCGAGCAGCGGATCAGCGACCTCGGCGAGCGGCTCACCGCGATCGGGGACGACGCGGACGGCCAGGCGGGCGCGCTCCTGGACCTGCTGTGGGGGGACTTCTCCAGCGACATCTTCACGGTGTTCGTGAAGGTCTGGGTGGCCGCCGCCGACGACCCGGAGCTGCACGAGCGCCTCGTGCCGCTCGAGCGGATGATGGCCCGCAGCGTCGCGTCGCTGTCGTCGAACCTGCTGACCGACGGCCTGCGCGACGCCGACATGGAGGGCCGCCTGCTGACCGTGCTGGCGACGATGCGCGGCCTGGCGCTGACCGAGCGGTTCGAGCCGCGCGGGCGCAAGACCCGTGACCCCTGGCCGCTGATCCGGCCGGTGCTCGTCGCCGTCGTCCGCGGCGGGGACTGA